A single window of Flagellimonas maritima DNA harbors:
- a CDS encoding MATE family efflux transporter produces the protein MTHINISFFKKSLRYFWIAISGKETDFTTGSIRKAIFMLSIPMILEMLMESIFALVDIAYVSQVSVNAVATIGLTESVITLVYALAIGLSMAATAIVARRIGEKDVQGARVAAVQAIGLGVLISIMLGIVGIFYAKEILALMGGEPDLIEEGYGYTKFLIGGNITIMLLFMINAIFRGAGDASIAMWALVLSNGLNIVLDPIFIFGWGPIPEYGVMGAAIATNIGRGTAVLFQLGILFFGWSKIKLVLKDLILDMKVMVNLVKVSLGGIAQFLIGTSSWVFLMRIMSEFGSEVLAGYTIAIRVMMFTLMPSWGMSNAAATLVGQNLGAKQPERAEVSVWKTGKYNAYFMGLVSLVYLIFAKSIISWFNATPSVVANGALCLQVIAIGYVFYAYGMVVTQAFNGSGDTKTPTKINFFSFWMFQLPLAYIAAIVLDWGAMGVFVAITAAEVLLAIMAIIWFKKGNWKQVQV, from the coding sequence ATGACACATATCAATATATCTTTTTTTAAAAAATCACTTCGCTATTTCTGGATTGCTATTTCTGGGAAAGAAACAGATTTTACTACTGGGAGTATACGCAAAGCTATTTTTATGCTTTCCATTCCCATGATTCTGGAAATGCTGATGGAATCCATTTTTGCTCTTGTGGACATTGCCTACGTCTCACAGGTCAGTGTAAACGCTGTAGCTACCATAGGTTTGACCGAATCCGTAATTACATTGGTTTATGCGTTGGCAATAGGCCTAAGCATGGCTGCTACCGCTATAGTTGCCCGCAGAATAGGGGAGAAGGATGTTCAAGGTGCTAGAGTGGCCGCAGTACAGGCCATTGGTCTAGGGGTTCTTATTTCAATTATGCTGGGCATAGTGGGTATATTTTATGCCAAGGAGATTCTGGCATTGATGGGGGGTGAGCCCGATTTAATCGAAGAAGGCTACGGCTACACTAAATTTTTAATTGGCGGTAACATTACGATTATGCTATTGTTCATGATCAATGCTATTTTTAGGGGAGCAGGAGATGCCTCAATAGCAATGTGGGCTTTGGTACTTTCCAATGGCTTAAATATAGTTTTAGACCCAATATTTATATTTGGCTGGGGACCTATTCCGGAATATGGAGTAATGGGAGCTGCCATTGCAACCAATATAGGCCGTGGAACAGCAGTACTTTTCCAATTGGGAATTTTATTCTTTGGGTGGAGCAAGATAAAACTCGTTTTGAAAGACCTGATACTCGATATGAAGGTCATGGTCAATTTAGTTAAGGTTTCGTTGGGAGGTATTGCACAATTTTTAATTGGAACTTCAAGCTGGGTATTTTTAATGCGGATAATGTCCGAGTTTGGTAGTGAAGTTCTGGCAGGGTACACTATTGCCATTAGAGTGATGATGTTTACACTAATGCCATCATGGGGAATGAGCAATGCTGCTGCAACATTGGTAGGACAGAATCTTGGAGCCAAACAGCCTGAAAGGGCTGAAGTATCTGTTTGGAAAACAGGAAAGTATAATGCTTATTTCATGGGATTGGTTTCCTTAGTTTATTTGATTTTTGCCAAGAGTATTATTTCGTGGTTCAATGCAACACCAAGTGTCGTAGCGAATGGAGCTTTATGTCTTCAGGTAATTGCAATAGGATATGTATTCTATGCATATGGGATGGTGGTGACGCAAGCGTTTAATGGTTCTGGCGATACCAAGACCCCCACAAAAATCAATTTTTTCTCTTTTTGGATGTTCCAGTTGCCTTTGGCATACATTGCGGCCATAGTTTTGGATTGGGGAGCGATGGGTGTTTTTGTCGCAATAACGGCGGCCGAGGTTCTATTGGCCATTATGGCAATTATATGGTTTAAAAAAGGAAATTGGAAGCAGGTACAAGTGTAG
- a CDS encoding trans-sulfuration enzyme family protein, giving the protein MDQKGINTTCTHTGELEDLQFKGAVSPLYMSTSYQFEDVAIKRYPRYFNTPNQEALCKKLAALEHAEAALIFGSGMAAISTALMAFLRADDHIVLQQTLYGGTYNFAVTQFEKYGISYSFTNGWTVADFEKEIKPNTKVIYIETPSNPLLTITDLKGIGQLAQKHGILSMIDNTFASPINQNPIDFGIDIVLHSATKYMGGHSDICAGVIASSQENMDMIFQTAICFGGSLSDYTVWLLERSIKTMAIRVKAQNENAMKMATYLSESRDVENVYYPGLETHPDHELAKSQMRGFGGMLSFELDSSIDASLFFKNLRLVKPSMSLAGIESTMLSPTQTSHALMTPEDREKQSIKDTLIRFSLGIEEMEDLIQDIEQAIAKVKSISVPV; this is encoded by the coding sequence ATGGACCAAAAAGGTATAAATACCACGTGTACCCATACGGGAGAGTTGGAAGATCTACAATTTAAAGGGGCTGTTTCTCCACTGTATATGAGTACTTCGTATCAATTTGAAGATGTAGCTATAAAACGATATCCAAGATATTTCAACACACCCAATCAAGAAGCACTATGTAAAAAATTAGCGGCTTTGGAACATGCCGAAGCCGCTTTGATTTTTGGTAGTGGAATGGCGGCGATCAGCACGGCCTTAATGGCATTTTTAAGAGCGGATGATCATATTGTGCTCCAGCAAACGTTATATGGAGGAACTTACAACTTTGCCGTTACCCAGTTTGAAAAATATGGGATAAGCTATTCTTTTACCAATGGATGGACCGTTGCTGATTTTGAAAAAGAAATCAAACCGAATACGAAAGTGATTTATATAGAAACCCCTTCTAATCCATTATTGACGATAACAGATTTAAAAGGAATTGGTCAGTTGGCACAAAAGCATGGTATATTATCCATGATAGACAATACGTTTGCAAGCCCCATAAACCAAAACCCGATTGATTTTGGGATTGACATAGTACTCCACAGTGCTACAAAGTATATGGGCGGACATTCGGATATTTGTGCAGGAGTAATTGCTTCGTCCCAAGAAAACATGGATATGATTTTTCAGACGGCAATCTGTTTCGGTGGCAGTTTAAGTGATTACACGGTTTGGCTTTTGGAAAGGAGCATCAAGACTATGGCGATTCGGGTCAAGGCCCAAAATGAAAATGCCATGAAGATGGCCACTTATCTAAGTGAAAGCAGAGATGTTGAAAATGTCTATTATCCTGGTCTTGAAACCCATCCAGACCACGAATTGGCCAAATCACAAATGAGGGGATTTGGTGGAATGCTTTCTTTTGAATTGGATTCCAGTATCGATGCATCTTTATTTTTTAAAAATCTTCGACTCGTAAAACCTTCAATGAGCTTGGCAGGAATAGAAAGTACAATGCTTTCACCAACACAGACATCACATGCATTAATGACCCCTGAAGACAGGGAAAAACAAAGCATTAAGGACACACTTATAAGATTTTCCTTGGGGATTGAAGAAATGGAGGATTTGATTCAAGATATTGAACAAGCTATTGCCAAGGTAAAATCAATATCTGTACCTGTATAA
- the bshB1 gene encoding bacillithiol biosynthesis deacetylase BshB1 codes for MKLDILVFGAHPDDAELGAGGTIAKEISRGKKVGIIDLTRGELGTRGSAEIRDKEATRAGQILGVTVRENMEFSDGFFVNDKAHQLEIIKMVRKYRPNIVLCNAIDDRHIDHAKGSRLVSDACFLSGLVKIDTKMDGDEEWQNAWRPKVVYHYIQWKNIEPDFAVDVSGFIEKKTDSILAYSSQFFDPDSDEPETPISSKNFIDSVNYRARDLGRLIGVEHAEGFTAERHLAVDNLDDLI; via the coding sequence ATGAAATTAGATATTTTAGTATTTGGTGCTCACCCTGATGATGCGGAATTGGGTGCCGGGGGAACCATCGCAAAAGAAATTTCCAGAGGAAAAAAAGTTGGAATTATTGATTTAACACGTGGTGAACTTGGAACAAGGGGTTCCGCAGAGATTAGAGATAAGGAAGCTACTAGAGCTGGTCAAATTTTGGGTGTTACTGTCCGGGAAAATATGGAATTCTCCGATGGTTTTTTTGTCAATGACAAAGCCCATCAACTTGAAATCATTAAAATGGTAAGAAAATACCGCCCCAATATTGTGCTCTGTAATGCAATAGATGATCGCCACATCGACCACGCAAAGGGGAGTCGATTGGTCAGTGACGCCTGTTTTTTAAGCGGTTTGGTGAAAATTGATACTAAAATGGACGGTGATGAAGAATGGCAGAATGCATGGCGTCCCAAGGTTGTTTATCATTACATACAATGGAAAAATATAGAACCTGATTTTGCAGTCGATGTTTCAGGTTTTATCGAAAAAAAAACAGACTCCATCCTTGCATACAGTTCCCAATTTTTTGACCCGGACAGTGATGAACCGGAAACTCCCATAAGTAGCAAAAATTTTATAGACAGTGTAAATTACAGAGCTAGGGATTTAGGGCGATTAATAGGTGTGGAACATGCGGAAGGGTTTACTGCGGAAAGGCATTTAGCCGTAGATAATTTGGATGATTTGATTTGA
- a CDS encoding tetratricopeptide repeat-containing sensor histidine kinase: protein MPQTIDLFKLKIVLKNVVLVFCALFLVANLQAQKNKKDSLTYRLRLLESTNQFDAKDSTHIKLLINLAQAYRFINKDSLYTISNRALDYSNEIGYNTGKIMAWEAMGCYYSDEGNTTESLQWFKKALTLARANNNKKRELNIINNLAYDYKYEGNYAEALSLFLKGIDVAEQTDDKLMLSILNESIASLYAEQKDFKNAFAFYDKVLIINKELGNEITSAETQSNIATLYKDAKNFEYAMFNINKSISTFEKHKIYDWLAYAYEVKGSIYLAQNKYQWALYWYDQSNLLHEQRLDDEREEIQLLNGMAKVYLGLERDSISLQYAKDGFRLSKKIKSLQGQKDCSETLYKIHKNKGDFDSALGYLEVFKKLSDTLSKDKSKQSLSLLETKLKYEKEKQDLIASNKTALAKQRNYIYLGLVLLCISLIITFLVKRSARIQKKLNKELKEKSKVVIERESELHEINKTNTKLFSIIGHDLRGPIGALQGILKLFTDGDMAKEEFLSFIPKLKSDVDNIAFTLNNLLSWGQTQLNGVITKPKRVSLEKIVSSNIQLLSEIASGKSIKIMNQLPENPLIFADQNQIDIVVRNLLSNAIKFTPENGLITIEAQEKSDMWEIIIRDTGIGMNKEIQNKIFKNTTNITTYGTNNEKGTGLGLSLCKEMILKNKGQIWVESILRKGSSFHFTLPKAEKKYQQAS from the coding sequence ATGCCTCAAACAATCGACCTTTTTAAATTAAAAATAGTACTGAAAAATGTAGTACTTGTTTTCTGTGCTTTATTTTTAGTTGCAAATCTTCAGGCCCAAAAAAATAAAAAGGATAGCTTAACATATAGATTACGGTTGCTTGAGTCTACGAACCAATTTGATGCAAAAGACAGTACACACATAAAATTGTTGATAAATCTGGCCCAGGCTTACCGTTTCATTAATAAAGATAGCCTTTATACTATTTCGAACAGAGCCCTTGATTATAGTAATGAAATTGGCTACAATACTGGAAAGATAATGGCTTGGGAAGCAATGGGTTGTTATTATTCCGATGAAGGCAATACCACCGAATCATTGCAATGGTTTAAAAAAGCGTTAACATTGGCAAGAGCCAACAATAATAAAAAACGTGAACTCAATATCATCAATAATTTGGCTTATGACTATAAGTATGAGGGAAACTATGCCGAAGCTTTAAGTCTATTTTTAAAGGGTATCGACGTAGCCGAACAAACCGATGATAAACTGATGTTATCTATACTAAATGAAAGTATAGCAAGTTTATATGCAGAACAAAAAGACTTTAAAAATGCATTCGCTTTTTATGACAAGGTGCTTATTATAAATAAAGAACTAGGTAATGAAATAACCAGTGCCGAAACGCAGAGTAACATCGCCACGTTATATAAGGACGCTAAAAATTTTGAATATGCAATGTTCAATATTAATAAAAGTATTTCAACATTTGAAAAACACAAGATATATGATTGGTTGGCATACGCATACGAAGTAAAAGGTAGCATTTACTTAGCACAAAATAAATATCAATGGGCATTATATTGGTATGACCAAAGCAACCTGTTACATGAACAAAGGCTTGATGATGAGAGGGAAGAAATACAATTGCTCAATGGTATGGCCAAGGTTTATTTGGGTCTTGAAAGAGACAGTATCTCCTTACAATATGCAAAAGATGGTTTTAGATTGTCCAAAAAAATAAAATCACTTCAGGGTCAAAAAGACTGTTCGGAAACTCTGTACAAAATCCATAAAAATAAAGGAGATTTTGATAGTGCGCTCGGATACCTTGAGGTTTTTAAAAAACTTTCTGATACATTATCCAAAGATAAGAGCAAACAGAGTCTTTCGCTGTTGGAAACAAAATTAAAGTACGAAAAAGAGAAGCAGGACCTCATCGCTTCCAATAAGACAGCTCTGGCAAAACAAAGAAATTACATCTACCTAGGTTTGGTACTTTTATGCATATCATTGATAATTACTTTTCTTGTAAAACGTAGTGCGCGGATACAAAAGAAATTGAATAAAGAGCTTAAAGAGAAATCAAAGGTAGTTATTGAAAGAGAATCCGAATTGCACGAAATAAACAAGACCAACACAAAACTTTTTTCAATCATAGGACATGATCTAAGAGGTCCTATAGGTGCTTTGCAGGGTATTTTAAAGCTCTTTACAGATGGAGACATGGCCAAAGAAGAGTTTCTTTCATTTATTCCAAAATTGAAATCTGATGTTGATAATATAGCATTTACGCTAAATAATCTGCTGTCATGGGGACAGACACAGCTCAATGGGGTCATTACAAAACCAAAAAGGGTTTCTTTGGAAAAAATTGTATCCAGTAACATACAGCTACTATCAGAAATAGCCTCAGGAAAGTCCATAAAGATTATGAATCAACTTCCTGAAAATCCTCTCATTTTTGCCGATCAAAATCAAATTGATATTGTTGTTCGAAATTTATTGAGCAACGCTATAAAGTTTACCCCTGAAAATGGTCTGATTACAATTGAAGCTCAGGAAAAATCTGATATGTGGGAAATTATAATCAGGGATACCGGTATTGGCATGAATAAAGAAATCCAGAATAAAATTTTTAAGAATACGACCAATATTACTACTTACGGCACCAACAATGAAAAAGGTACTGGACTCGGACTTTCCTTGTGCAAGGAAATGATTCTTAAAAATAAAGGTCAAATTTGGGTAGAAAGTATATTGCGCAAAGGTTCATCTTTCCATTTTACCTTACCAAAAGCGGAAAAAAAGTATCAACAAGCAAGCTAA
- a CDS encoding M28 family peptidase yields the protein MKKISFIAIGLVLSCNTQQKTISEPSQKAKEINPATYAQTITEEELKEHLYIYASDDFEGRETGKPGQKKAVDYLKAQYEEINVPAAKQDGNYFQEVPLEVSKVPQGTLAINNTSFNLGEDVLTFTAAEGEYTSIVYVGYGIEDGDYSDYNDLDVKDKLVLIKSGEPVKEDGSFVLSGTQEKSPWSNMSEAMGKKSNLAIEKGAKGVLYFDTQNFARFNKYFEFMKNNNSGKMALKAEVNDNFIVLLNQNAVSALKSDIENDNTPSLITADIALNITSGNDKVNSENVVAILKGSEKPNEYIVVSSHLDHIGVTADGQINNGADDDGSGTVALLEIAEAFKKAAEAGEGPKRSIVFLHVTGEEKGLLGSKYYTDYDPIFPLSQTVANLNIDMIGRIDPKREGDRNYLYLIGSDKLSTELHTLSEEVNEKYTNIELDYTYNDENDPNRFYYRSDHYNFAKNNIPIIFYFNGTHADYHRPGDTPDKINYDLLENRTRLVFHTAWELANRDAKVVVDKASK from the coding sequence ATGAAGAAAATTAGCTTTATTGCTATAGGTTTGGTTTTGTCTTGCAATACTCAGCAAAAAACGATTTCTGAACCTTCACAAAAGGCAAAAGAAATTAATCCTGCAACATATGCACAGACCATAACGGAAGAAGAGCTTAAAGAACATTTATACATATATGCCTCTGATGATTTTGAAGGACGGGAAACAGGAAAACCAGGGCAAAAAAAAGCTGTTGACTACCTAAAAGCCCAATACGAAGAAATTAACGTTCCCGCTGCAAAGCAGGATGGCAACTATTTTCAGGAAGTACCTTTGGAAGTTTCGAAAGTTCCCCAAGGAACTCTCGCCATAAATAATACAAGTTTCAACTTAGGTGAAGATGTTTTAACCTTCACGGCCGCTGAAGGTGAATACACTTCAATTGTTTATGTTGGCTATGGTATAGAAGATGGAGATTATTCAGATTATAACGATTTGGACGTTAAGGACAAACTGGTACTCATCAAATCCGGTGAACCTGTAAAGGAAGATGGAAGTTTTGTGCTTTCGGGAACCCAAGAAAAATCGCCTTGGAGCAACATGTCGGAAGCTATGGGAAAAAAGTCAAATCTTGCCATTGAAAAAGGCGCTAAAGGTGTTCTATATTTCGATACACAAAATTTTGCCAGATTCAATAAATATTTTGAATTCATGAAGAATAACAATAGTGGAAAAATGGCTCTAAAAGCAGAGGTAAACGACAACTTTATCGTGCTTCTAAACCAAAATGCCGTATCCGCTTTAAAAAGTGATATTGAAAATGACAATACTCCATCTTTGATTACTGCTGATATAGCCCTGAATATAACCAGTGGCAATGATAAAGTGAACTCTGAAAATGTTGTCGCCATATTAAAAGGCTCTGAAAAACCCAATGAATATATTGTAGTTTCATCACATTTAGATCATATAGGCGTTACTGCAGATGGACAGATAAACAACGGAGCGGATGATGATGGCTCAGGTACCGTAGCCCTCCTTGAAATTGCCGAAGCTTTCAAAAAGGCCGCTGAAGCTGGTGAAGGACCAAAGCGATCTATCGTTTTTTTGCATGTTACCGGGGAGGAAAAAGGATTGTTGGGTTCAAAATATTATACAGATTACGATCCCATTTTCCCATTGTCCCAAACTGTTGCCAACCTCAATATTGACATGATTGGCAGAATTGACCCAAAGCGTGAAGGTGATAGAAACTACCTTTACCTTATCGGTTCTGATAAATTAAGTACAGAACTACACACTCTTTCCGAAGAAGTCAATGAAAAGTATACCAATATTGAATTGGATTACACCTATAATGATGAAAACGACCCCAATAGATTTTACTACAGGAGCGATCATTACAATTTTGCCAAAAATAACATTCCCATCATTTTTTATTTTAACGGCACCCATGCGGACTATCATCGCCCCGGAGATACTCCTGATAAGATAAATTATGATCTATTGGAAAATAGAACAAGACTTGTTTTCCATACTGCTTGGGAATTAGCAAATAGAGATGCTAAAGTAGTTGTAGATAAAGCTTCTAAATAG
- a CDS encoding dihydrodipicolinate synthase family protein codes for MKIEWKGVMPAVTTKFTKDDKLDLEMFSINIQAQLDAGVHAIILGGSLGEASTLEKEEKKALIEHTVDFVQEKVPVIMNIAEKTTKNAILPVESAENNGASGLMILPPMQYKATDHETLAYFDSIAKSTSLPIMIYNNPVDYKIEVTLDMFEELLKNKNIQAVKESTRDLTNITRIKNRFEERLKILCGVDTLAMESLLMGAEGWVAGLVCAFPRETVAIYELVKAGRVEEAAKIYRWFMPLLELDINPQLVQNIKLAEVATGIGTEPVRLPRMPLQGKERKRVLAIIEQGVRTRPKIPLL; via the coding sequence ATGAAAATAGAATGGAAAGGTGTAATGCCCGCAGTTACGACAAAATTCACAAAAGATGATAAACTGGACTTGGAGATGTTCTCGATAAACATTCAAGCCCAATTGGATGCAGGTGTACATGCCATAATATTAGGAGGGTCATTGGGCGAGGCAAGCACGTTGGAAAAAGAAGAAAAAAAAGCATTGATTGAACATACGGTGGACTTTGTCCAAGAAAAGGTTCCAGTTATAATGAACATTGCAGAAAAGACGACAAAAAATGCAATTCTTCCTGTTGAAAGTGCAGAGAACAATGGGGCATCCGGTCTAATGATTCTTCCTCCAATGCAATATAAGGCAACGGATCATGAAACACTGGCTTATTTTGATTCAATTGCTAAAAGTACTTCCCTTCCAATAATGATTTATAACAATCCTGTCGACTATAAGATTGAGGTGACACTAGATATGTTTGAGGAACTTCTAAAAAATAAAAACATACAAGCGGTAAAGGAATCAACGAGAGACCTTACCAACATTACCCGCATAAAGAACAGATTTGAAGAACGATTGAAAATTTTATGCGGTGTAGATACCCTGGCGATGGAAAGTCTTCTAATGGGCGCTGAAGGGTGGGTGGCAGGTCTGGTCTGTGCTTTCCCAAGAGAGACAGTTGCTATTTACGAGTTGGTAAAGGCGGGAAGGGTAGAAGAGGCTGCTAAAATTTACAGATGGTTTATGCCTTTATTGGAACTGGACATAAACCCACAATTGGTACAGAATATAAAATTGGCCGAGGTAGCCACTGGGATAGGAACGGAACCTGTGAGATTGCCAAGAATGCCCTTACAAGGAAAAGAGCGCAAAAGGGTACTTGCTATAATTGAACAAGGAGTGAGGACGAGACCTAAAATACCACTACTATAA
- a CDS encoding 4-hydroxyproline epimerase: MASHIFECIDAHTCGNPVRLIVKGGPRLEGNTMEEKRQHFLQEFDWIRTGLMFEPRGHDMMSGSILYPPHNPENDIAVLFIETSGCLPMCGHGTIGTITIALEKNLFQPKIKGKVKMETPAGLVEIDYCKPKDKVEWVKLTNVKSYLAAESLTINSSKLGDLYFDVSYGGNFYAIVDVQKNFSGIHDYTASELIHLSQEIRKKINRKYPNEFIHPENSNINGITHILWTGNPIDKSSQGRNAVFYGEKAIDRSPCGTGTSARLAQLFTKGVLKIGEEYVHESYIGSKFVGKIEAETTIKRKMAIIPSIKGWAKIYGTNTITIDTDDDPYAYGFQVI; encoded by the coding sequence ATGGCTTCACATATTTTTGAATGTATAGATGCACATACTTGTGGAAACCCTGTTAGATTGATTGTCAAGGGCGGACCAAGGCTTGAAGGCAATACAATGGAGGAAAAGCGACAGCATTTTTTGCAGGAGTTTGATTGGATTCGTACAGGATTAATGTTTGAACCGCGTGGACATGATATGATGAGCGGAAGTATCCTTTATCCGCCCCATAATCCCGAAAATGATATCGCAGTTCTTTTTATTGAAACAAGCGGTTGCCTGCCCATGTGCGGCCATGGCACTATTGGAACTATAACAATTGCTTTGGAAAAAAATTTGTTTCAGCCCAAAATAAAGGGAAAAGTCAAAATGGAAACCCCGGCTGGTCTGGTGGAAATAGATTATTGCAAACCGAAAGATAAAGTGGAATGGGTAAAGTTGACCAATGTTAAAAGTTATCTGGCAGCTGAAAGCCTTACGATTAATTCTTCAAAATTGGGGGATTTATATTTTGATGTATCCTACGGCGGGAATTTTTATGCCATTGTCGATGTTCAAAAGAACTTCTCTGGAATTCATGATTATACTGCTAGTGAATTGATTCATTTGTCACAAGAAATACGTAAAAAGATCAATCGCAAATACCCCAACGAATTCATCCATCCAGAAAACTCGAATATAAACGGAATTACCCATATTCTTTGGACAGGAAATCCCATTGATAAAAGCTCACAGGGCAGGAATGCAGTTTTTTATGGCGAAAAGGCAATTGACCGATCTCCTTGTGGCACGGGAACCTCGGCAAGACTGGCGCAATTATTCACAAAAGGAGTATTGAAAATAGGCGAAGAATACGTACATGAGAGTTATATTGGTTCTAAATTTGTCGGGAAAATCGAAGCCGAAACAACCATCAAGCGTAAAATGGCCATCATCCCCAGTATTAAAGGTTGGGCTAAAATATACGGTACAAACACCATAACAATTGATACGGACGATGACCCCTACGCCTATGGATTTCAAGTAATATAA
- a CDS encoding NAD(P)/FAD-dependent oxidoreductase → MSKSILIVGGGIVGLSTAYFLQKEGYKVTVVDKSNITSGASFVNAGYITPSHIVPLAAPGMISKGIKYMFDSSSPFYMKPRLNLDFMRWAWYFKKSSTKAKVERAMPIIRDINLLSRELYESIKTSGDLGDFHLERKGLLMLYKTEKARDHEMEIAQKAGNLGLEVNYLDSTDLQNIEPHIEVDALGAIHYECDGHTTPSQFMERMVGYLRKVGVDIKTSEELLDVEINTDKITGIVTNKSSYQADNVVFAAGSWTSELSKKLNIDLPLQAGKGYRINVENATNIVMPAILMEAKMAVTPMIGFTRFAGTMEFSGINKIIRKERVEAIAKGAERYYKGLKISDEDKTNAQCGLRPVTPDGLPYIGKSQQYGNLIFATGHAMMGWSLGPATGKLISEMISEKKLSMDITPFNPQRKF, encoded by the coding sequence ATGAGCAAAAGTATATTAATTGTCGGGGGTGGTATCGTTGGTTTGTCCACTGCATATTTTCTACAAAAAGAAGGATACAAGGTCACCGTTGTGGATAAAAGCAATATTACTTCTGGAGCGTCATTTGTGAATGCAGGATACATAACCCCCAGCCATATTGTTCCCTTGGCGGCTCCGGGAATGATTTCCAAAGGCATCAAGTACATGTTTGACTCGTCCAGTCCTTTTTATATGAAACCAAGGTTGAATCTGGATTTCATGAGATGGGCATGGTATTTCAAAAAATCCTCAACAAAGGCCAAAGTTGAGAGGGCAATGCCCATTATTCGCGACATTAATTTGTTGAGCAGGGAACTTTACGAAAGCATAAAAACTTCTGGCGATTTGGGAGATTTCCATTTGGAGCGGAAAGGATTATTGATGCTTTATAAAACAGAAAAAGCTAGAGACCATGAAATGGAAATTGCCCAAAAAGCAGGTAATCTGGGTCTAGAAGTAAACTATTTGGATAGTACGGACCTACAAAATATAGAGCCTCACATTGAAGTGGATGCTTTAGGGGCTATCCATTATGAATGCGATGGCCATACAACCCCTTCACAATTTATGGAGCGTATGGTAGGCTATCTGCGGAAAGTGGGTGTCGATATAAAAACCAGTGAAGAGTTATTGGATGTGGAAATCAATACAGATAAAATTACTGGTATCGTAACGAATAAATCTTCCTATCAAGCAGATAACGTTGTATTTGCTGCGGGTTCATGGACTTCAGAATTATCTAAAAAATTGAATATTGACTTACCATTACAAGCAGGCAAGGGCTACAGAATAAATGTTGAGAACGCTACAAACATTGTTATGCCAGCTATTTTGATGGAAGCGAAAATGGCCGTCACCCCAATGATAGGATTTACACGTTTTGCAGGAACAATGGAATTTTCCGGAATCAATAAAATAATACGAAAAGAACGTGTTGAGGCCATTGCAAAAGGTGCAGAGCGCTATTATAAAGGGCTTAAGATTTCGGACGAAGATAAAACTAATGCGCAATGTGGGTTGAGGCCAGTAACACCGGATGGATTACCTTATATTGGAAAATCCCAACAATATGGGAACCTTATTTTTGCGACTGGTCATGCAATGATGGGATGGAGTTTGGGACCTGCTACGGGCAAATTGATTTCCGAGATGATTTCAGAAAAGAAATTATCCATGGATATTACTCCTTTTAATCCCCAGAGAAAATTTTAA
- a CDS encoding alpha/beta hydrolase, which yields MEKTVSYTTQNTYATLNIKSAKTKNIWIVFHGIGYLSKYFIKYFESLNALENYIIAPQAPSKYYLKNEYKYVGASWLTKENTLMDTDNLLNYLDAVLEMEQITSDSNLILFGFSQGVSISTRWMTRRKFKCKTLVLYAGGIPNELEMKDFEYLDWDFTKIKVIYGDQDEYLNTEKLKHEEMKISKLFQGNAEIITFNGGHEMRPEIVRTLA from the coding sequence ATGGAAAAAACAGTATCATATACTACGCAAAATACGTACGCTACCTTAAACATCAAATCTGCAAAGACAAAAAACATATGGATTGTCTTTCATGGTATCGGATATTTGAGCAAATATTTCATCAAATATTTTGAAAGCCTCAACGCTTTGGAAAATTATATCATAGCACCACAGGCGCCATCCAAATATTATTTAAAGAACGAGTACAAATATGTAGGTGCAAGTTGGCTAACAAAAGAAAATACATTAATGGATACCGATAATTTGCTCAACTACTTGGATGCTGTTCTTGAAATGGAACAGATTACCAGTGATTCAAACCTCATCCTATTTGGATTCTCACAAGGCGTATCTATCTCCACTAGGTGGATGACAAGAAGGAAATTTAAATGTAAAACCTTGGTTTTATATGCGGGAGGCATTCCCAACGAATTGGAAATGAAAGATTTTGAATATTTGGATTGGGATTTCACCAAAATAAAAGTGATTTATGGTGACCAGGATGAATACTTGAACACAGAGAAACTAAAGCATGAAGAAATGAAAATCTCAAAACTTTTTCAGGGAAATGCAGAAATCATCACTTTTAATGGTGGGCATGAAATGAGACCAGAGATTGTACGAACGCTAGCATAA